DNA from Bradyrhizobium japonicum USDA 6:
CCGATCCAAAGGACTATCCCGGAATACTCCCGCACATGGTCTATGCGGGCTCCCTGATGTTCTCTCCGCCCGCGTATCCGGTCGATCTCCGGGACTTCAGCCAGTGGTGGACCTTCGCCAAAGGCGCGGACTGGCGGCACCCCTACGGGCCGGGCAGCGACATCCGTGGGCTGGACGATCATCCCGTCGTGCATGTGGCCTTCAGCGATGCGCTCGCCTACGCAAGATGGGCCGGCAAGGATTTGCCAACCGAAGCGGAATGGGAGTTCGCGGCGCGCGGCGGGCTGGATGGCGCCGAGTTCGCATGGGGAGATGAATTTGCGCCCGGGGGCCGTCACATGGCCAACACCTGGCAGGGCGAATTTCCACGCCAGAACACCGGGGACGACGGGTATGAACGGACATCGCCGGTTACGGCATTCCCGCCGAACGGTTACGGGCTGCACGATCTGATCGGCAACGTCTGGGAGTGGACGTCCGACTGGTACTCGCCTCGGCATGAGGCCGACGCTGCAAAAGCCTGCTGCATTCCAGAGAACCCGCGCGGCGGCCGCGAGGCCGATAGCTACGACCCCAGAACGATCAACGTCAAGATTCCACGCAAAGTCATCAAAGGCGGCTCGCATTTGTGCGCGCCGAATTACTGCCGACGCTACCGGCCGGCTGCGCGGCATGCGGAGCCGATCGACACATCCACGAGCCACCTTGGATTTCGGTGCATCAGGCGAGGTGTCTCTAACGCATCATAACGGGAGAGCGAGGCCATGTTGAATTGCATATTCAATGACGAGCTTTCGGTCGCAACGCCACGCAAGACGCAAAGCTGGATCAGACGGTCCTGCGCAGCGCTGCTCGGTGCGACGATGTTAATACCATCCCCTGGGTTGATCAGCACTCCGGCGACCGCACAGCCGGCGCAAAAGCCCAACATCCTCTTCATCATGGGTGACGACATCGGCCTGTACCAGCCAAGCATCTACCATCGCGGCCTGATGGTCGGGGAGACGCCCAACATCGATCGCATCGGCAATGAAGGCGCGATCTTCACGCATTACTATGCCGAGCAGAGCTGCACCGCAGGTCGGAACGCCTTTTTCACCGGTATGCACCCGCTGCGCACGGGCATGATTCCTCCGCAGCTTCCCGGCAGCCCGTCCTATCTGCGGCCCGGCACCCCGGCGCTCGCCAAGTTCCTGCTTGATCTCGGCTACAACACCGGCGAGTTCGGCAAGAACCATCTCGGCGATCACACCGACGCGCTGCCGACCGCGCATGGCTTCCAGGAATACTGGGGCTATCTGTACCACCTCGACGCCATGCAGGGCGTGAGCTTCCCGGACATCAACAAGTCGCCCACCCAGCAGACGGTTGCCCCGCCATGCAAGAACACGCCGATCCCCGGCATCCCGGAGGTGCCGGGCGCGGTCGATCCGAAAACGGCGGTTTGCCTGACGCCCCCGCGCAACGTCCTGTCGTGCAAGTCGGACGGTTCATCCAGGACACAGCAATGCATCGATCAAGGCCCGCTGACCCTGGAGCGATCGAAGGGCGTCGACGAGGAAATCTCGGCCAAGGTCATCGACTTCCTCGATCGCAACGATCCGAAGACGACGGGCAAGCCTTTCTTCGTCTGGTACAACCCGGCGCGCATGCATATCACGACCGTGCTGAACGACAAATACGCGGCCATGGTCGGCGAGCCCGGTGGCAAGGACTGGGGCCTCAACGAGGCCGGCATGAAGCAGCTGGATGACAATATCGGCTATGTGCTGAAGAAGCTCCAGGACATGGGCCAGCTCGACAACACGATCGTGGTGTTCACGACCGACAACGGTGCCGAAACCATCACCTTTCCGGACGGCGGCACCACGCCGTTCAAGGGCGGCAAGCTGAGCACCTGGGAAGGCGGCATGCGCGCTCCGGCGCTTGTTCGCTGGCCGGGGGTCATCAAGCCCGGCACCATCAAGAACGACATCTTCGCGTCACTCGACTGGCTGCCGACGTTTGTCAGCATCGCGGGCGGCGCAAAGGGAGACGCGCTGAAGAAGCGCATCGAGGCCGGCCAATATCCCGGCATCGTGAAGACAACGCTCGATGGCGTCGATCAGACCGAATACCTTTCCGGGCGTTCGGAAAAGTCGGCGCGCGATACCTTCTTCTACTATTCGGGCAAGGATCCGTCGGCGGTCCGCTACAAGAACTGGAAGATCTACTTCACGATGGTGTCCGACGCGCCGCAGGGCTTCATTGCCGGAGCGCTTCCTTATCACTGGGCCCAGGTCGTCAACATCAAGCGAGACCCGTTCGAGACTTCCATTGGTGCACAATACAAGACACTCATGGGCCTCGGCGGCGTCATCGGCTCCCCTTCTACAGCCTACGTGTATGACTGGAACATGCTGCCCATCGGCCAGGCGCTCTGGCTGAAGGAACTCGAGACCTATATTCCGTACCCGCCGCTGCAGGACCCGGCGAGCTACAACCTCGAGCAGGTGCTGCAACAGGTCAAGCAGGCCAAAATTGCCGGTCGCAGCGACTAGCGGCGTGCGACGAGTGTGATCCGACGAAGCGGGCGCCCCACGACGGGCGCCCGCCAACGGAATGGCAAGCAAGTGATCAAGGAGGCCGCGCCGGGCCGGTTGACACCTCCATAAGCGACGTCGGCCTCCGATGCATCAAGCGAACAGAGCCAGTTGCATCACAAGGGAGAGGAGCACGTCATGAGTAACAAGATTCCGCCGGAAGAATCCCACGACGTTGCGCCGCAATCGGGCGCCGGAATGAAACGCCGCGATCTGCTGCTGAGCGGCAGTTCGCTTGTCGCCGCTTCGGCGCTCTCGGCTGTCGGGCTGACAACCACAGCGCAAGCACAACAACAGGCGGCACCCGCTGCGGCCGGTCGGCGGCCGAACATCGTCGTCATCATGGGCGACGATGTCGGTTGGTTCAACATCGGCGCCTACCATCGGGGAATCATGTCGGGGAAGACACCGAACCTCGACAAGCTGGCCTCTGAAGGCATGATGTTCACGGACTATTACGCCGAAGCCAGCTGTACGGCGGGCCGGGCCAACTTCATCACCGGCGAGTTGCCGATCCGAACCGGGCTGACGACCGTGGGCCAGGCGGGTGCCGACGTCGGCATCCCGGCACAGGCGGCGACGCTTGCGACTGCCCTGAAGGCACAAGGCTATGCCACCGGGCAGTTCGGCAAAAACCACCTCGGTGACCTCAACAAGTATCTCCCGACCCTGCACGGCTTCGACGAGTTCTTCGGATACCTGTACCACCTCGACGCGATGTCGGACCCGTACTGGTACTCGTTCCCCATCGACGAGAAATACTACAACACCTACGGCCCGCGCAGCGTGATCCACAGCTATGCCACCGACACGGAGGATTCGACCGAGATGCCGCGTTGGGGCAAGATCGGCAAGCAGAGGATCGTCGATGAAGGCCCTCTGCCGCCGTTCCCGGACATGTCGAACGTGCCGAACATGCACGACTTGCCGTTCCTGAAGCCAAAATACGACATGACGACCTTCGACGAGGTGTTGGTCAAGGCTTCCACTGACTTCATGTCCAGAGCCAAGAGGGACGGCAAGCCGTTCTTCGTCTGGCACAATACCACGCGCATGCACGTCTGGACGTTTCTCTCCAAGAAGTACAGCTCGATGCAGAACAGCCAGACGAACTACGGTCTTGAGGAAGCCGGCATGACGCAGATGGATGACAGCATCGGCGCACTGATGAAGCATCTCGACGACATCGGCGAGGCCAACAACACCATCTTGATCTTCACGACCGACAACGGCGCGGAAGTATTCACGTGGCCGGATGGCGGCATGACGCCATTCAAGAACACCAAGGGCACCGTCGGGGAAGGCGGCTTCCGCGTACCTTGCATTATCCGGTGGCCGGGCCAGATCAAGCCGGGCACGGTCGAGAACGGAATCTTCTCCGGCCTCGATTGGTTCCCCACCCTGATGGCCGCGGCGGGCAACCCAGACATCACCACTCAGTTGCTGAGGGGCGTGAAGCTCGGCGAGCGGACCTACAAGAATCATCTCGATGGCTACAACCAGATGGATCTCCTTACTGGCAAGGGACCATCCAAACGCCAGGAGATTTTTTACTTCGGCGGCCCGCATCTGGGCGCGGTTCGCTTGGACGATATGAAGTTTACGTTCTTCGTGCAGCCTTGGGGGTGGCCGGGTGAAAAAGTCACCACGGACATGCCGCTCCTGACCAATCTCAGACAGGATCCATTCGAGAGGTTGTCGATCATGCGTGGCGAGTCGCTGAACACCGGGTCCCCTGGCTACATGAACGAGTTCTTCGCCCGTGAGTTCTGGCGCTTCGTCCTGGTGCAGCAATATGTCGAGAAGCTCGCGTTGACGGCGGTCGACTATCCGCCGATGCAGGACCCGGCTTCCTTCAACCTCGATGCTGTCAAGAAGAAGATCGACGAGATGATCAAGCACCGCGAGGGCCAGTAAGCCACTCGCAACGCTGGAGGTCGTCAAGGCGCAGGTCGAGAGGGCCATGCTGACGTTAGGGGCGGCGGCAGCAGGTGCCTATCCTGCTATGGCGCCGCCTGCGGCTAATACCCGTACCCACCCTGCTACTGAGGAGGATACATCATGAGCAATGACGAGAACTCGAGGAAAGTGGAGAGCACTGCGGAGAAAACCAGCGGAGGATTGAAGCGTCGCGATCTATTATTGAGCGGTAGTTCGCTCGTCGCCGCCTCGGCGCTCTCGGCTGTGGGGCTGACAACCCCGGCGCAAGCGCAGCAGCCGGCACCAGCGCCCGCAGCGGCCGGCCAGCGGCCGAACATCGTCTTCATCATGGGTGACGACATCGGCTGGTTCAATATAGGTGCCTATCACCAGGGTATCATGGCCAGTCGGACACCAAACCTCGACAAGCTCGCCGCAGAAGGCATGCGCTTCACCGACTATTACGCCGAGGCGAGCTGCACCGCGGGTCGCGCCAATTTCATCACCGGCGAATTGCCGATCCGCACCGGCCTTACCACCGTCGGCCAGGCCGGGTCTCCCATAGGCATGCCGGCGCAAGCGCCAACCATCGCGACCGCGCTGAAATCCATGGGGTACGCTACCGGACAGTTCGGCAAGAACCACCTTGGCGACCTCAACGAATTCCTGCCGACGGTGCACGGCTTCGACGAGTTCTTTGGTTACCTCTATCACCTCGACGCGATGGAAGATCCGGCCCACCGCAACTACCCCCAAGCGCTCTTGGCGACAGTCGGTCCCCGCAACATGGTTCATTCCTGGGCGACCGACGTCGACGATCCGACGGTGCAGACGCGCTGGGGTAAGATCGGCAAGCAAAAGATCGAGGACTCCGGACCGCTTTATCCAAAGCGGATGGAGACGGTGGATGACGAAATCCTGAAGATCACGTTCGACTTCATCGACAAGGCCAAGCGGGACAACAAGCCGTTCTTCGTCTGGCTCAACCCGACCCGCATGCACGTCGTCACGCACCTTTCGGAAAAATACGAGAACATGCGCAACTCCGAAAACGGCTGGTCGGTTTCCGAGGGCGGATTCGCCCAACTGGACGATATCGTCGGCGCCGTCATGAAGAAGCTCAAGGACGAGGGCTTCGACGACAACACGATCGTCGCGTTCACAACCGACAATGGCGCGGAGAACTTCACCTGGCCCGATGGCGGACAGACGCCATTTGCAGGCGGCAAGGGAACGGCCATGGAAGGCGGTTTCCGCGTGCCCTGCATGATCCGCTGGCCGGGCAAGGTGCCGGCGGGAAAGGTCGAGAACGGCATTATCTCCGGACTCGACTGGTTCCCGACCTTCGTCGCCGCAGCGGGCAATCCGAATATTGCCGACGAGTTGAGGAAAGGAAAGCAACTCGCCGGCAAGACCTACAAGGTCTACCTCGACGGGTACAACCAGATGGACCTGATTACCGGAAAGGGCCCGTCTGCCCGCCACTCGGTCTTCTATTTCACCGAGGGCACACTGAGCGCGGTGCGTATCGACGACTTCAAATATCGCTTCACCGATCAGCCAAGCGGCTGGTTGGGCGCCACGGTCAAGGTTGATTGGCCGATCCTCACCAATATCCGCCTTGATCCCTTCGAACGCACGAACATGCCCAACGGCGCGCAGGGGTCGTTGGCATTCTATAACTGGTTTGTTTACGAGTTCTGGCGGTTCCAGTTCGTGCAGCAGGAGGTCGGCAAGCTCGCCCAGACGGCGATCGAGTTCCCGCCGATGCAGAAGGGGCGAGCTTCAACCTGGAAGCGGTCAAGGAGCAGATCGAAAAGGCCATGCAGTCGCAGGCTGGCAAGTAGCAGATAAATATGAGGTGAGCGGGCGCTCCGCGTCGGAGCGCCCGCTTCAGGCCTTCACAATCACTGCCTTCACTGTTGAAAGGGACCAGCCATGGCGATGCCTCGGGCTTTATTCGGCGTCAACCGCCGCATCCTGCTGTCGTCGCTGGCGATGCTTCCATTGCTCTCTGCCTCGCTTCGCTCGACCACGGCGGAGGCTCAAGCGCAGCGCGATCCGCTTCCCTCCTGGAACGACGGCGCGACCAAATCGTCAATCCTCGACTTCGTCGCGCGTGTCACGACGCAAGGCGGACCCTATTTCGTACCGCCTGATCAGCGCATCGCGACCTTCGACAATGACGGCACACTATGGGTCGAGCAGCCGATGTATGTGCAACTGGCCTTCGCCCTCGACCGCGTGAAGGCCATGGCGCCAATGCATCCGGAATGGAAGACCAAGCAGCCGTTCGCGGCGGTGCTGGACGGCGACCTGAAGGCGCTTGCGGCTTCAGGCGAAAAAGGATTGGTCGAAATCATCGCCGTGACACATGCCGGCATGACCACGGCGGAGTTCGAGAAGATTGTCACGGATTGGCTGGCGACCGCGCGCGATCACCGCTTCAAGCGGCCGTATACCGAACTGGTCTATCAGCCGATGCTCGAACTGCTCGCCTATCTCCGGGCCAGCGGCTTCAAGACCTTCATTGTGTCAGGCGGCGGCATCGAATTCATGCGGCCCTGGACCGAGCGGATCTACGGAATACCGCCGGAGCAGGTTGTCGGATCGTCGATCAAGACCCGATTCGAGATCAAGGACGGTGCGCCGACGCTCTTCCGGCTGCCCGACATCAACTTCATCGATGACAAGTCCGGCAAGCCGATCGGCATCAACGAGCACATCGGCCGCCGTCCCATTGCCGCGTTCGGCAACTCCGACGGCGATCTCGAAATGCTGCAATGGACGACGCTCGGCGCCAGCGGCGCGCGGTTCGGCCTGATCGTCCACCATACCGACGCGGAACGTGAATATGCCTACGATCGCGACTCGCATTTCGGGAAACTCGACGTCGCGCTCGACGCTGCAGCGCTGAACAGGTGGACCGTCGTGGACATGAAGAAGGACTGGAAGCGCATCTTTGCCTTCGACTGACATGCTCTAAGGACCCATAAGTGCCATCTAGACGGCCATAGCCCTTGGCTGGCATCGCGTTGCAGCAAGAGACGCCAGGGAACGGCAATGCGAGCTTGCTTTTTTCTCACTCGTTGGTGGGGCCGAAAATAGAATCACTGGCACAAACTGCATACTCAACATTTCCAGCCATGTGAGGGTTGCAGCAAGTCTGCCGTGGCAACCGGTCGGACTTGGGTTACCGAATGTGGCTCTTTGGTCGCAGCATTGATCTTTCTTACGACAGATCTATCCCCGTTGAAGTTTACATGATGAGCCCCGGTCGCCTCGGGGGTACGCTGCTGTCGCCGAGTTGTATTCGGAGGCGACACATCTTACGAGGCACGACATGACAGGGAGCATTGCACTGGCTGCGGGGCAGAGTGAGCGACCGAGATCAGCAAGTCGACGCAGACTTGGCGTTGCTGCATTCGTCATGGCACCGTCGATTATGTTTTTTTCCCATTGTGCGTTGGCCGATGAAAACGGCGTCAGTTTCTGGGTGCCCGGCTTCTTTGGAAGCCTCGCGGCGACGCCGCAGCAGCCGGGGTGGTCGCTGGCGAATATCTACTACCATACCTCCGTATCGGCCGGCGCCGACGTCGCGCGTGCACGTGAATTTTCGCTCGGCAGGGTTCCGGCCAACCTGACCGTAAACGCAAACCTGAATTTGAGTGTCAACGCCACCGGCAATCTGGGCTTTGTGATCCCGACCTATGTCTTCGAGACGCCGGTGCTCGGCGGCCAGGCGTCGGTGTCCCTCATAGGAGCCTATGGCGTTGTCGGCACCAGCCTGGCGGGGACCTTGTCAGGCGTGCTCACGGGGCCGTTCGGCAACAGCGTCCCCTTCGCGCGGTCCGATACCATCAGCGACACGACATGGGGCTTTGGGGATCTGATCCCGCAATTCGCATTGCGCTGGAACGCCGGCGTCCACAACTACATGACCTATATCACCGGCGACATCCCGGTTGGCGC
Protein-coding regions in this window:
- a CDS encoding formylglycine-generating enzyme family protein, which produces MKLADAKSPPDSGQSVQHPAGEGMLYVPGGTFRMGSDRHYPEEAPVHRVTVDAFWMDCHPVTNRQFKAFAKTTGHVTVAEIPPDPKDYPGILPHMVYAGSLMFSPPAYPVDLRDFSQWWTFAKGADWRHPYGPGSDIRGLDDHPVVHVAFSDALAYARWAGKDLPTEAEWEFAARGGLDGAEFAWGDEFAPGGRHMANTWQGEFPRQNTGDDGYERTSPVTAFPPNGYGLHDLIGNVWEWTSDWYSPRHEADAAKACCIPENPRGGREADSYDPRTINVKIPRKVIKGGSHLCAPNYCRRYRPAARHAEPIDTSTSHLGFRCIRRGVSNAS
- a CDS encoding arylsulfatase, which produces MLNCIFNDELSVATPRKTQSWIRRSCAALLGATMLIPSPGLISTPATAQPAQKPNILFIMGDDIGLYQPSIYHRGLMVGETPNIDRIGNEGAIFTHYYAEQSCTAGRNAFFTGMHPLRTGMIPPQLPGSPSYLRPGTPALAKFLLDLGYNTGEFGKNHLGDHTDALPTAHGFQEYWGYLYHLDAMQGVSFPDINKSPTQQTVAPPCKNTPIPGIPEVPGAVDPKTAVCLTPPRNVLSCKSDGSSRTQQCIDQGPLTLERSKGVDEEISAKVIDFLDRNDPKTTGKPFFVWYNPARMHITTVLNDKYAAMVGEPGGKDWGLNEAGMKQLDDNIGYVLKKLQDMGQLDNTIVVFTTDNGAETITFPDGGTTPFKGGKLSTWEGGMRAPALVRWPGVIKPGTIKNDIFASLDWLPTFVSIAGGAKGDALKKRIEAGQYPGIVKTTLDGVDQTEYLSGRSEKSARDTFFYYSGKDPSAVRYKNWKIYFTMVSDAPQGFIAGALPYHWAQVVNIKRDPFETSIGAQYKTLMGLGGVIGSPSTAYVYDWNMLPIGQALWLKELETYIPYPPLQDPASYNLEQVLQQVKQAKIAGRSD
- a CDS encoding arylsulfatase encodes the protein MSNKIPPEESHDVAPQSGAGMKRRDLLLSGSSLVAASALSAVGLTTTAQAQQQAAPAAAGRRPNIVVIMGDDVGWFNIGAYHRGIMSGKTPNLDKLASEGMMFTDYYAEASCTAGRANFITGELPIRTGLTTVGQAGADVGIPAQAATLATALKAQGYATGQFGKNHLGDLNKYLPTLHGFDEFFGYLYHLDAMSDPYWYSFPIDEKYYNTYGPRSVIHSYATDTEDSTEMPRWGKIGKQRIVDEGPLPPFPDMSNVPNMHDLPFLKPKYDMTTFDEVLVKASTDFMSRAKRDGKPFFVWHNTTRMHVWTFLSKKYSSMQNSQTNYGLEEAGMTQMDDSIGALMKHLDDIGEANNTILIFTTDNGAEVFTWPDGGMTPFKNTKGTVGEGGFRVPCIIRWPGQIKPGTVENGIFSGLDWFPTLMAAAGNPDITTQLLRGVKLGERTYKNHLDGYNQMDLLTGKGPSKRQEIFYFGGPHLGAVRLDDMKFTFFVQPWGWPGEKVTTDMPLLTNLRQDPFERLSIMRGESLNTGSPGYMNEFFAREFWRFVLVQQYVEKLALTAVDYPPMQDPASFNLDAVKKKIDEMIKHREGQ
- a CDS encoding HAD family hydrolase, which encodes MLPLLSASLRSTTAEAQAQRDPLPSWNDGATKSSILDFVARVTTQGGPYFVPPDQRIATFDNDGTLWVEQPMYVQLAFALDRVKAMAPMHPEWKTKQPFAAVLDGDLKALAASGEKGLVEIIAVTHAGMTTAEFEKIVTDWLATARDHRFKRPYTELVYQPMLELLAYLRASGFKTFIVSGGGIEFMRPWTERIYGIPPEQVVGSSIKTRFEIKDGAPTLFRLPDINFIDDKSGKPIGINEHIGRRPIAAFGNSDGDLEMLQWTTLGASGARFGLIVHHTDAEREYAYDRDSHFGKLDVALDAAALNRWTVVDMKKDWKRIFAFD
- a CDS encoding SphA family protein; its protein translation is MFFSHCALADENGVSFWVPGFFGSLAATPQQPGWSLANIYYHTSVSAGADVARAREFSLGRVPANLTVNANLNLSVNATGNLGFVIPTYVFETPVLGGQASVSLIGAYGVVGTSLAGTLSGVLTGPFGNSVPFARSDTISDTTWGFGDLIPQFALRWNAGVHNYMTYITGDIPVGAYQSDRLSNIGIGHGAIDAGGGYTYFNPQTGHEFSGVLGFTYNTKNTTTQYQSGVDMHFDWGASQFLSKQVMVGLVGYVYKELGCDSGSGDRVGCFQSQVVGVGPQVGFLFPVGDMQGYLNLKAYGEFAAENRPSGWNTWVTFSISPPAPGAPPTTKPIVRKY